One Nitrososphaerota archaeon DNA segment encodes these proteins:
- a CDS encoding NUDIX domain-containing protein, whose translation MQEKSERSAGIVLFRKDGEQKLFLLLHYPSGHWDFVKGRIEKGEDERHAAIREAREETGITDIEFIDGFEEKIHYTYQYDNKLVKKEVVFFLGTTKTSDVTISHEHLDHVWLEYDLAHSKTTYQNAKNLLQKSKSLGFVS comes from the coding sequence CTGAGAGATCAGCAGGAATTGTTTTGTTTAGAAAAGACGGAGAACAAAAACTATTTTTGCTTTTACACTATCCTTCTGGCCATTGGGACTTTGTCAAGGGTAGAATAGAAAAAGGAGAGGATGAAAGGCATGCAGCAATTAGAGAAGCCAGGGAGGAAACTGGAATTACCGACATTGAATTTATCGATGGGTTTGAGGAAAAAATCCACTACACCTACCAGTATGATAATAAGCTAGTCAAAAAAGAAGTGGTGTTTTTCTTGGGTACAACAAAGACAAGCGATGTTACAATATCGCACGAGCACTTGGATCATGTTTGGCTCGAATACGACTTGGCGCACTCTAAGACAACATACCAGAATGCAAAGAATTTACTGCAAAAATCGAAATCCCTAGGTTTTGTAAGCTAA
- a CDS encoding orotidine 5'-phosphate decarboxylase gives MNNFSEQIKKLARQKSPLILANDYDDQKNLESRTLKNIKTLSDYLCAIKFNFHVLLPLGEKQITKITKAAHQNGLQVIADIKLNDIGNTNMVAAQTLWSLGFDCIIVNPMMGPGNLQKLTELSHKNKKGIISLCHMSSPEAKITYELGVKLGSKSTQLYKLFLEWATKMPVDGIIVGATFPDIIQYCKKQSRGKLNVFSPGIGTQGGDISSTISAGSDYLIVGRTILGSDNPVQTAKEMADLAYKT, from the coding sequence ATGAATAATTTTTCAGAGCAAATCAAAAAGCTAGCTCGACAAAAAAGCCCGCTTATTTTGGCAAATGACTATGACGATCAAAAAAATCTAGAATCTCGAACCCTAAAAAACATCAAAACATTGTCTGATTATCTTTGTGCAATCAAGTTCAACTTTCATGTTTTATTACCATTAGGAGAAAAACAAATAACCAAAATCACAAAAGCGGCGCACCAAAACGGACTACAGGTAATTGCAGACATCAAACTAAATGATATTGGAAATACAAACATGGTTGCCGCCCAAACATTATGGAGTTTGGGCTTTGATTGTATTATAGTAAACCCCATGATGGGCCCAGGAAATCTCCAAAAACTAACTGAATTATCCCACAAGAACAAAAAAGGCATCATTTCATTGTGTCATATGAGCTCCCCTGAAGCCAAGATAACGTACGAGCTAGGCGTAAAACTAGGCTCAAAAAGTACGCAACTCTACAAGCTGTTCCTAGAGTGGGCAACAAAAATGCCCGTAGACGGAATAATCGTGGGCGCAACTTTTCCAGATATCATACAATACTGTAAAAAGCAAAGCCGTGGGAAGCTAAATGTCTTCTCACCGGGGATCGGCACACAAGGTGGAGACATTTCCAGTACAATATCTGCCGGCTCTGATTACCTAATTGTCGGCAGAACAATTCTTGGCTCAGATAATCCGGTACAAACTGCCAAAGAAATGGCAGACTTAGCTTACAAAACCTAG